The DNA region TGCCTGAGCTCAATCTGGGTTCTCGCTTTGGGGCTACCGTTCTGGGCGTCAGCCGGCAAAATCATCGTCCGGGCCTGGACCTGCGCAATGTGCGCTTGCGGCCCGCCGACCGTGTGCTGCTTGAGGGTCCCAAAGACCGGCTCGCCAATCTTGCCGAAGAAACCAGCCTTATGGCTGCCACAGAGCCATCGGCGCGTTCATTCAGGCGTCGTCGCGCGCCTATTGCCGTGGGCACATTGCTCGCGATCGTGACCTTGGCAGCATTCGACGTGATGCCAATTGGCGCACTGGCTCTGCTGGGTGTGGCGTTCATTCTCGTCATGCGCTGCATAGATGCCGACGAGGCCTGGGCCTCGGTCGACGGCTCCATCCTCATTCTGATCATCAGCATGCTGGCTGTCGGAACGGCGCTTCAGAACACCGGTGCCATCGAAATGCTGGTGGGTGCGGCTGCACCCATCTTTGCGGTGATGCCGCCTTGGCTAATCATCTTCGCGCTTTACGGTCTCACCTCGTTGCTTACCGAACTGGTGACCAACAACGCCATCGCGGTGATCGTCACTCCAATTGCGATCGGGCTGGCGCAAAGCGCAGGCATTGACCCGCGGGTCCTGGTGATGACCGTGATGCTGGCAACCAGCGCCAGCTTTGCGACCCCGGTCGGTTACCAGACCAACACGCTGGTTTATGGCGCAGCGAACTACCGATTTACCGACTTTCTCAAGATCGGCCTGCCGATGAACCTTGTGGTCGGGCTTGCCACCAGTGCCGCGTTGTCACTGATGCTGTAGAGGCTTTGGATTCTGGCGGGCCTAGGGCCAGAGCCAGACGAGATATCCGATATAACCAGCGAGCAGCAGCAGGCCTTCCCAGCGGGCGATCTTCCGGCCGGTATAGGCCAGTGCGATCACCACCACGGAGGCCACGATCATCACGAGGTTGTCTGATGTGACGATTTCCCGTGGTACCACGGAGGGTGAAATCAGCGCAGTCGTGCCAGCTATACCCAGGGTGTTGTAGATGTTGGAGCCGATGATATTGCCAAAGGCCACGTCGGTTTGCTTGCGGATAGCGGCCATGATGGAGGTCACCAGTTCGGGCAGTGAAGTGCCCACAGCGACAATGGTGAGACCGATTACGGTCTCGGAGATGCCCCACAGGCGCGCCAAGGCAACCGCGCCGTTCACCAGGAAATAGCCGCCAGCTACGACCAGACCAAGCCCGACAATGGCGATCAAGATTGGCAGCACGATCGAGCCCACAGAGGGCTTGGGAGTAAGGCCGGCGTCGACACTCTGCGCGGCAGCGCCCTTCTCATAGGCCGCACCGTGGTTGGTAGCGGCGGAAGGCTGACTTTCCTGACGAAAGGCGAAATAGATGTAGGAGGCGAGCAGCACGAGGAAACCCGCGCCGATCACCTGATTCATAGGCATGGTCGCGGCTAGTCCAGCAAAGAGGAGCGTCACCACCAGCATGACAGCGCCGTCTCGTTTAAGTGCCATGGAGGCAACCATAATGGGCGTCAGGAGTGCTGAAGTGCCAAGGATAAGGAGGAGATTGGCAATGTTGGAGCCCACAACATTGCCGTAGGCAATGCCTGGAGAGCCATTGATGGCCGCTTGCACGGATGTGACCAACTCCGGGGCGGATGTACCGAAACCCACCAGCGTGAGGCCGATGACCAGCGGTGATACGCCCAGCCGACTGGCCACCTGTACGGCGCCGCGAACAAGCAGTTCTCCGCCGGCGACAAGCAGGACAAAGCCTCCGATCAGGGCAAGCCAGATTTCCATGGCGCTCAGTTCCTCCGGTTCCAATAGGGTGCTTGCACAACTAGGGAATTTTCGGGATCGTTCCAGCCTCGGCACTCTGGCTTAGACATGAAGCGGCGGGAGTTCAATATGCGTAGCTGTTGATTGCATCAGCAATGCTGATACATATGAATGTCACAGCCGAAAGCTTCCGAAAGTACCCCATGAGCCGCAATTTCCTTG from Devosia sp. RR2S18 includes:
- a CDS encoding calcium/sodium antiporter, whose protein sequence is MEIWLALIGGFVLLVAGGELLVRGAVQVASRLGVSPLVIGLTLVGFGTSAPELVTSVQAAINGSPGIAYGNVVGSNIANLLLILGTSALLTPIMVASMALKRDGAVMLVVTLLFAGLAATMPMNQVIGAGFLVLLASYIYFAFRQESQPSAATNHGAAYEKGAAAQSVDAGLTPKPSVGSIVLPILIAIVGLGLVVAGGYFLVNGAVALARLWGISETVIGLTIVAVGTSLPELVTSIMAAIRKQTDVAFGNIIGSNIYNTLGIAGTTALISPSVVPREIVTSDNLVMIVASVVVIALAYTGRKIARWEGLLLLAGYIGYLVWLWP